A window of Ruminiclostridium herbifermentans genomic DNA:
TTTACTATACTTGAGAAAAAGGGAACAATAAAAGGATTGAAAATTGCTATTATTGGAGACATCCTACATAGCAGAGTAGCTAGAAGTAATATATGGGGACTTACTAAGCTTGGAGCAGAGGTTAGCATATCAGGGCCGGCAACATTGATTCCAAGAGATATTGATAAATTGGGTGTTAAGGTATATAGCACAGTTCAGGAAGCAATTTTAGATGCTGATGTGGTTATGGGGCTTAGAATTCAGTTAGAGCGTCAGAAAAAAGGATTATTTCCTACAATAAGAGAGTATTCAAGATTCTTTGGCATTGATGACAAGAGACTGAAGCTTGCAAAAGAAGATGCTTTGGTTTTACATCCTGGACCTGTAAATAGAGGAGTAGAGCTTGCATCTTCAGTCATTGACGGAGAGCAGTCTTTTATAAATGAACAGGTTACAAATGGGGTTGCAATCAGAATGGCTCTACTATATCTTTTGACTAGGAGGGGCACAAATAATGAAGTTACTAATTAAAAATGGACGTATATTTGATGGAAAATCTGCAACTAGCAGAATTTCAGATATTCTTATAGAAGATGGAATTATAGTTGAAATAGAGAATGAAATAGAATCAACAGGCTGTGAAATTATTGATGCAAAGGAAATGTATGTTTTACCGGGACTTGTTGATGCACACTGTCATTTAAGAGAACCAGGTTTTGAGTATAAAGAAGATATAGAATCAGGAACTAGAAGTGCAGCGAAAGGCGGTTTTACTTCTATAGCATGTATGCCTAATACTAATCCTGTTTTAGATAATGAAGCAATGATAATGTATATTATAAATAAGGCAAAAACTGATGGAATTGTGAATGTATATCCTATTGGAGCAGTAACAAAAGGCTTAAAGGGTGAAGAACTCAGTGAAATAGGTGAAATAAAGTTTGCTGGAGCAGTTGCACTTTCTGATGACGGCAGACCTGTCAACAATTCAGCTTTAATGAAAAAGGCTATGCAATATGCATCTATGTTTGATATAACAATAATTTCGCATTGTGAAGACTTAGATCTTGTTGATGAGGGTCTTATGAATGAAGGCTACTATTCTTCAATACTTGGATTAAAAGGTAACCCTGCTCCTGCTGAAGAGGTAATGATAGCAAGAGACTTAATACTCGCAGAATATACAAAAGCAACTGTTCATATAGCACATGTGAGCACTGAACTTGGAGTAGATTTGATTAGAAATGCTAAAAGAAGAGGAGTTAATGTTACAGCAGAGACATGTCCACATTACTTTTCACTGACAGAGAAAGCTTGCGAAGGCTTTAATACTAACGCAAAAGTTAATCCACCTCTTAGAACTCAAAAAGATGTAGAGGCAATTATTGAAGGCTTAAAGGATGGCACTATTGATATAATTTCAACTGACCATGCTCCTCATCACATAGATGAAAAAAATGTTGAATTCAAGCTCGCAGCTAATGGTATGGTTGGTTTTGAAACAGCCTTTCCGTTAGCAATAACATATTTAGTAAAACCTGGGCATCTTACAGTTGAAGAACTAGTTAACAAAATGTGTGTAAATCCTTCAAAAATGCTGGGCTTAAATAAAGGAACAATAGAAATAGGTAAATCTGCAGACATTTTAATTTTTGACATAAATGAACAATATACTGTAGATACAAGTACATTTGAATCAAAAAGTAAAAATTCACCTTTTGATGGATTCAAACTCTATGGACAGCCGCAATATACAATTGTAAACGGAAATCCAATAGTTAGAGAAAAGGTACTTTTGTAATCATAGAATGTGTAGTCCCCGGTCATGGGCTGCTTATTATCACTTAATGCTCAAAATTAGTGGTGGTAGGCATCGGATAAAATGATATTGAGAAAACGGAGGAAGTTAAGATGTTTATTGACAGATTAATAGAAGGTATTCAAGAAAAGGATAATCCAACAGTAGTTGGCTTAGATCCAAAAATGGAATATATACCAGCGTTTATAAAGGACAAAACCTTCAAGGAATACGGTTTAAATTTGAAGGGCTGTGCAGAGGCAATTATTGAGTTTAACAAAATGATAATTGACGCAATATATGATTTGGTTCCTGCTGTAAAGCCTCAGCTGGCATATTATGAAATGTATGGTGTTGATGGTATTTATGCCTTTGATGAAACTTGCAAATATGCTAAGAGTAAAGGTTTAATAATTATAGCTGATGGCAAACGTAATGATATTGGTACCACTGCTGAAGCATATTCAAATGCATTCTTAGGAATAACAGAAATTGACAAGCAAATTAAACAAAAGGCATTTGATGTGGATGCACTAACAGTAAATCCATATTTAGGTGAGGATGGCATCAAACCTTTTATAAATGATTGTATAAATAATGAAAAAGGTATTTTTGTTCTTGTAAAGACTTCAAATAAATCTTCAGGTCAGCTTCAAGATCTTGTTACTCAAAATTGCAAAAGTATATATGAAATTATGGCTGAATATGTATATGAGTGGGGAAAGCCAGTTACGGGTAAATATGGGTATAGCAGTGTTGGTGCTGTTGTAGGTGCTACTTATCCCAATCAGGCAAAACTGCTTAGGTCAATAATGAAGAAAGCATATATATTAGTTCCTGGCTATGGAGCTCAGGGAGGTACAGCAAGAGATTGTGTAAATTCATTCCAAAAAGATAGGCTTGGGGCAATAGTAAATGCATCAAGAAGTGTAATGTGTGCATATAAATCCGATATTTGGAAAAATGAATATAATGAACAGAAATTTGCCGATGCTTCAAGAGCTGAAGTAATTAGAATGAAAAATGACCTTAATTCGGCATTAAATGAAGGTTTAAATCAAAAATAAGAGGTTTAGCTTAAGAAATAAATTAATATGGATATTATATTATGTAAAGTTATTTTCTTATTTATAAAAATATAATAGACAAATTAATTTTTTATAGATGAAACGGTTAAGGTGTAAAAAATATATATAGGGGTGGAATATGAAGGCTTTTTTATTACTGGAAGATGGAACAGTTTTTGAGGGAAATAGTTTTGGAATGGAAGGGGATGTAGTTGGAGAGGTTGTATTTAATACTGGTATGACAGGATATCAGGAAGTTCTTACAGACCCATCCTATTGTGGACAAATTGTATGTATGACTTATCCTTTAATAGGTAATTACGGTGTCAATTTAGATGATGTAGAATCTTTTAAACCTCAGGTTAAGGGCTTTATTGTAAGAGAACTTTGCCAAACGCCAAGCAATTGGAGGTCAATAGAAACTTTAAATGAATATCTTAAGAGAAATGAGATAATTGGCTTAGAGGGAATAGATACAAGGGAACTTACAATAATTTTAAGAGATAAAGGTACCATGAAGGGTACTATAGTTACAGCTGAAAATCTGACTGAAATTGAAGAAAAGCTGGAAAAGCTAAAGAAATATACTATAAGTAAACCAGTTCTGCAAGTGACTACACCTGAAGTAAAGCATTATTCAGGTGATGGTTATAGAATTGCTCTTTTGGACTATGGCTTGAAGAAGAACATAGTAAGGTCATTATTAAGCAGGAAATGTGATGTTACTATTTTCCCTGCTACATCTAATGCAGATGAGATATTGGCTATTAATCCAGATGGTATTATGCTTTCAAATGGACCTGGAGACCCTCAGGATTGCCAATTTCAAATAGAAACTATTAAAAATCTTATAGGTAAAAAGCCAATGTTTGGGATATGCTTAGGACATCAGCTGACAGCATTGGCAAATGGAGCAAAGACAGAAAAACTTAAGTATGGACATAGAGGTTGTAATCATCCTGTTAAAGATGTTGAAAAGGACATGACTTATATAACCTCACAAAATCACGGATACACAATTATTGAGTCTTCACTTAACAAAGAAATAATGAGTGTAAGTCATATTAATATGAATGATGGAACTATTGAAGGAATTAAATATAAAAACGCACCGTTGTTTACTGTACAGTTCCACCCAGAAGCATCTCCAGGACCAGGTGACACAGCATATCTATTTGATGAATTTATTTATATGATTGAACAATCAAAAAGCAAGTAACTCAGTATAGAATTTTTAACTTTAATAAAAATTTTTAGGGTGGAGGAATATTAAATGCCTAAACGTCAAGATATACACAAGGTACTGGTTATTGGATCAGGACCAATTATCATAGGACAAGCTGCAGAATTTGACTATGCCGGAACGCAAGCATGTCAAGCACTTAAAGAAGAAGGAATCGAAGTTGTATTAGTAAACAGTAATCCTGCAACAATAATGACTGATGCAAATATTGCAGATAAAGTATATATAGAGCCACTCAAGGCAGAAGTGGTTAAAAATATTATTATTGCTGAAAAACCTGACAGTATATTGCCAACTCTTGGAGGACAAACCGGACTAAACTTGGCAATGGAATTAGCTGAATCGGGTTTTTTGCAGGAACAGGGAGTTAAGCTTTTAGGTACTGCAACTGAAGCTATTAAAATGGCTGAGGACAGACAGGATTTCAAGGATACCATGGAAAGAATAGGTGAGCCTTGTATTGCAAGTAAAGTGGTAACAACTATTGAGGATGCAATTGCATTTGCCAATGAAATACAATATCCTGTTATTGTTAGACCTGCATATACACTAGGAGGAACAGGCGGCGGTATAGTAAATAACGAAAGTGAACTTAGAGAAATTGGTGAGAATGGACTGAGACTAAGCCGTGTTCATCAGGTTCTTATAGAAAAATGTATTGCCGGCTGGAAAGAAATTGAATATGAAGTAATGAGGGATAGTAAGGGTAATGTTATTACTGTATGTAACATGGAAAATATAGACCCTGTAGGAGTACATACGGGAGACAGTATAGTTGTTGCACCATCTCAGACCTTGGCTGATAAAGAATATCAAATGCTTAGAACCTCGGCACTAAAAATTATATCTGCTTTAGGGATACAGGGAGGATGTAATGTACAGTTTGCTCTTCACCCTACAAGCTATGAATATGCAGTTATTGAGGTTAACCCTAGAGTTAGCAGATCCTCTGCATTAGCATCAAAGGCAACAGGCTATCCAATTGCAAAGGTTGCTTCAAAGATTGCTATTGGATATGGTCTAGATGAAATTAAAAATGCTGTTACAGGTAAAACATATGCTTGCTTTGAGCCTACTTTGGACTATGTAGTAGTTAAAATACCAAAATGGCCATTTGATAAATTTGTTAAAGCGCAGAGAACTCTTGGCACACAAATGAAAGCAACTGGTGAAGTAATGGCTATAAGCAGTTCCTTTGAGGCTGCCTTAATGAAAGCTATTCGCTCACTTGAATTAGGATTATTTACATTAGAGCAGGATATATACAAGCAGCTTGATGGTAATGAGATTGTGAAAAAGCTTGAGGATGTTAATGATGAAAGAATTTTTGTCATTGCAGAAGCTATACGCCGTTCAGTTGAACTTGATGAAATTCATAATATAACTAAAATTGATTACTTCTTCCTTTGCAAGATAAAAGAACTTGTGCTTATGGAAGAAAAACTTAAATCACTTAAAATTGATCAGCTGGACAAAGCTGTATTAAGAAGAGCAAAGAAAATGGGCTTTACAGATAGCATAATTGCTAAATTCACTAATTCAACAAAAGAAGAAATTACTGAATTAAGAAAGAAAGAAGGAATTGTTGCAACCTACAAAATGGTTGATACCTGTGCAGCTGAGTTCGAAGCTCAAACCCCATACTACTATTCAACTTATGATAATTATTCTGAGGTTAAACCTTCAAATAGAGAAAAGATATTAGTTTTGGGCTCAGGTCCAATAAGAATTGGTCAGGGTATTGAATTTGATTATTGTTCAGTTCATTCTGTATGGGCCTTAAAGGATATGGGATACGAGACTATAATAGCAAATAACAACCCTGAGACAGTAAGTACAGATTTTGATACATCAGACAGGCTTTACTTTGAACCACTTACTCCTGAGGATGTAATTAATATTGTTGAAGCAGAGAACCCAAAGGGTGCTATTGTACAATTTGGAGGTCAAACTGCAATTAAGTTGACAAAAACTCTTGATGATTATGGAGTTAAATTGTTTGGTACAGAAGCAAAAAGTGTTGATGCTGCTGAGGATAGAGAAAAATTTGATGAGATACTTGAAAAAACTGGCATTCCAAGACCACAGGGAAGAACAATATTTACACTTGAGGAAGCATTAGCTGCTGCAAATGAGTTAGGATATCCTGTGCTTGTAAGGCCATCCTATGTACTTGGCGGTCAGGGAATGGAAATAGCCTTCAGTGACAAAGATGTTATTGAGTTTATGGAAATAATTAATAGAACTGTTCAAGAGCATCCTATATTGATAGATAAGTATATGATGGGTAAGGAAATTGAAGTTGATGCTATTTGTGACGGTGAAAATATGCTTATTCCTGGCATTATGGAGCATCTTGAAAGAGCTGGAGTTCACTCTGGTGACAGTATTTCCGTTTATCCTTCACAGACAATTAGTGAAAAAACTAAAGCTATTATCGTTGATTATACAGAAAGATTGGCTAAAGCACTCAATGTAGTAGGTTTGGTTAATATTCAATATGTTTTATATAATGATGAGGTTTATGTAATAGAGGTTAACCCAAGATCAAGTCGTACAGTTCCGTATATAAGCAAGGTTACAGGTATACCTATGGTAGATTTAGCCACTAAAGTTATGATGGGTAAAAAACTCAGTGACTTTAAATATGGTACAGGTTTGTATAAAGAACCAAATTATGTTTCTGTTAAAGTTCCTGTATTCTCATTTGAAAAGCTTCATGGTGTTGATACCACATTAGGTCCTGAAATGAAGTCTACAGGAGAGGTTTTAGGTATAGCAGACAATTTCCCAGAAGCTCTTTATAAAGGAATAATTGCTTCAGGTATAAAATTGCCTCAAAAGGGTGATGGAATATTAATGACAGTAAGAGATACTGATAAGCCTGAGTTAGCAGAGATTGCAGAAGGCTTTGAAAAGCTTGGCTTCACACTATATGGTACAGGAAAGACTGCAAATATGTTAAATCACAAAGGTATTGCTACTAATGCAGTTAAAAAGCTTGATGAAGGCTCACCAAATATTTTGGATTTGATTCAATCAGGTAAAATAGGTTTAATAATCAATACTCCTACAAAGGGTAGAAAGCCTGATAGAGATGGCTTCAAGATAAGAAGAAAGGCAGTTGAAATGTCAATACCATGCTTAACTTCACTTGATACAGCAAATGCAATATTAAAGTGCTTGAAGCTGGGTAAAACTTTGGGAGAACTAGATGTGTTGAACTTGAGTATTTTTGAGTAACAGCTTGAAAAAGCTAGTTTATACAAACATTGTGCTATTTCGAATATCAAAAGCCACAAGTTTTTTACCAGTGTGGTAGTTGTGTAAACAAGAAACATTAGTATATCTATTGTAAACTGTTTAAATAGTACTCACGTGCAATATATATCTATTGCTTACACGAATTGATGCTGAAATAGTTATGGTTAATAACAAGCACTTCTGCCGAATTTTTTACAAAGACATCCTGTCTTGGGGGCAATGCTCGCAGCCACTAACTTCTGATGTGTAGGGTGCAATACTTGTTCTTCAC
This region includes:
- a CDS encoding aspartate carbamoyltransferase catalytic subunit, encoding MNLKSKDLLGLRDISAEEIQYILETAKTMKYIVTSNNKKTAHLQGKSIITLFYENSTRTRLSFELASKYMGASAANISASSSSVSKGETLIDTGNTINMMGSDVVIIRHPMSGAPHLLAKNIKASVINAGDGMNEHPTQALLDMFTILEKKGTIKGLKIAIIGDILHSRVARSNIWGLTKLGAEVSISGPATLIPRDIDKLGVKVYSTVQEAILDADVVMGLRIQLERQKKGLFPTIREYSRFFGIDDKRLKLAKEDALVLHPGPVNRGVELASSVIDGEQSFINEQVTNGVAIRMALLYLLTRRGTNNEVTN
- a CDS encoding dihydroorotase — encoded protein: MKLLIKNGRIFDGKSATSRISDILIEDGIIVEIENEIESTGCEIIDAKEMYVLPGLVDAHCHLREPGFEYKEDIESGTRSAAKGGFTSIACMPNTNPVLDNEAMIMYIINKAKTDGIVNVYPIGAVTKGLKGEELSEIGEIKFAGAVALSDDGRPVNNSALMKKAMQYASMFDITIISHCEDLDLVDEGLMNEGYYSSILGLKGNPAPAEEVMIARDLILAEYTKATVHIAHVSTELGVDLIRNAKRRGVNVTAETCPHYFSLTEKACEGFNTNAKVNPPLRTQKDVEAIIEGLKDGTIDIISTDHAPHHIDEKNVEFKLAANGMVGFETAFPLAITYLVKPGHLTVEELVNKMCVNPSKMLGLNKGTIEIGKSADILIFDINEQYTVDTSTFESKSKNSPFDGFKLYGQPQYTIVNGNPIVREKVLL
- the pyrF gene encoding orotidine-5'-phosphate decarboxylase, which gives rise to MFIDRLIEGIQEKDNPTVVGLDPKMEYIPAFIKDKTFKEYGLNLKGCAEAIIEFNKMIIDAIYDLVPAVKPQLAYYEMYGVDGIYAFDETCKYAKSKGLIIIADGKRNDIGTTAEAYSNAFLGITEIDKQIKQKAFDVDALTVNPYLGEDGIKPFINDCINNEKGIFVLVKTSNKSSGQLQDLVTQNCKSIYEIMAEYVYEWGKPVTGKYGYSSVGAVVGATYPNQAKLLRSIMKKAYILVPGYGAQGGTARDCVNSFQKDRLGAIVNASRSVMCAYKSDIWKNEYNEQKFADASRAEVIRMKNDLNSALNEGLNQK
- a CDS encoding carbamoyl phosphate synthase small subunit; its protein translation is MKAFLLLEDGTVFEGNSFGMEGDVVGEVVFNTGMTGYQEVLTDPSYCGQIVCMTYPLIGNYGVNLDDVESFKPQVKGFIVRELCQTPSNWRSIETLNEYLKRNEIIGLEGIDTRELTIILRDKGTMKGTIVTAENLTEIEEKLEKLKKYTISKPVLQVTTPEVKHYSGDGYRIALLDYGLKKNIVRSLLSRKCDVTIFPATSNADEILAINPDGIMLSNGPGDPQDCQFQIETIKNLIGKKPMFGICLGHQLTALANGAKTEKLKYGHRGCNHPVKDVEKDMTYITSQNHGYTIIESSLNKEIMSVSHINMNDGTIEGIKYKNAPLFTVQFHPEASPGPGDTAYLFDEFIYMIEQSKSK
- the carB gene encoding carbamoyl-phosphate synthase large subunit; amino-acid sequence: MPKRQDIHKVLVIGSGPIIIGQAAEFDYAGTQACQALKEEGIEVVLVNSNPATIMTDANIADKVYIEPLKAEVVKNIIIAEKPDSILPTLGGQTGLNLAMELAESGFLQEQGVKLLGTATEAIKMAEDRQDFKDTMERIGEPCIASKVVTTIEDAIAFANEIQYPVIVRPAYTLGGTGGGIVNNESELREIGENGLRLSRVHQVLIEKCIAGWKEIEYEVMRDSKGNVITVCNMENIDPVGVHTGDSIVVAPSQTLADKEYQMLRTSALKIISALGIQGGCNVQFALHPTSYEYAVIEVNPRVSRSSALASKATGYPIAKVASKIAIGYGLDEIKNAVTGKTYACFEPTLDYVVVKIPKWPFDKFVKAQRTLGTQMKATGEVMAISSSFEAALMKAIRSLELGLFTLEQDIYKQLDGNEIVKKLEDVNDERIFVIAEAIRRSVELDEIHNITKIDYFFLCKIKELVLMEEKLKSLKIDQLDKAVLRRAKKMGFTDSIIAKFTNSTKEEITELRKKEGIVATYKMVDTCAAEFEAQTPYYYSTYDNYSEVKPSNREKILVLGSGPIRIGQGIEFDYCSVHSVWALKDMGYETIIANNNPETVSTDFDTSDRLYFEPLTPEDVINIVEAENPKGAIVQFGGQTAIKLTKTLDDYGVKLFGTEAKSVDAAEDREKFDEILEKTGIPRPQGRTIFTLEEALAAANELGYPVLVRPSYVLGGQGMEIAFSDKDVIEFMEIINRTVQEHPILIDKYMMGKEIEVDAICDGENMLIPGIMEHLERAGVHSGDSISVYPSQTISEKTKAIIVDYTERLAKALNVVGLVNIQYVLYNDEVYVIEVNPRSSRTVPYISKVTGIPMVDLATKVMMGKKLSDFKYGTGLYKEPNYVSVKVPVFSFEKLHGVDTTLGPEMKSTGEVLGIADNFPEALYKGIIASGIKLPQKGDGILMTVRDTDKPELAEIAEGFEKLGFTLYGTGKTANMLNHKGIATNAVKKLDEGSPNILDLIQSGKIGLIINTPTKGRKPDRDGFKIRRKAVEMSIPCLTSLDTANAILKCLKLGKTLGELDVLNLSIFE